One stretch of Cyclopterus lumpus isolate fCycLum1 chromosome 10, fCycLum1.pri, whole genome shotgun sequence DNA includes these proteins:
- the hmmr gene encoding hyaluronan mediated motility receptor yields MSFSRAPVKRFNENVGCAPPPGTYEVKPGDLKGAASFDKSDRFRLVKAADLPAPSPSRSALMSPVRRTMSVDGLVEGSSVKKEKNAVTMEKKRQTLLEREIRSLVQQRGEQDRRLLALEEDLKKVEAKLLAAVREKTGFSANVTTLDRQLVELMKVNKFLKNKVSADTTKKRIHSLTMDLMEARNTLDFKNKELNVLQINTEGQAKLLDSDLQAARATVTALKDRSKDLEDLHHVTKTLNKELENENARLHAVIQELREEIKVLQQYLDAANDQIQDLRLNLREKTQENTVAGSQVEKVKQLETDLDQRTTELETIQDVLRQKEEEAQKFQQVLQVSKDDLVEVETRLENQELELKSSQRSVSDMEAQIELANQKVQDSQATVRQQEAELTRLREVLRRTEKELDERVAHLEQRCLFSEEERSKTQEEGMRRVEELKTELLLIKEAKKDEKNTQIQLQQEHAALTEELTKEKVLVDSLSVLVEQEREEAEERLRQLKEELEEVLGELAVLEDLDQRRQEVAERSQESLQRLQEDYNELERQLSDTRALLESKSNDVAALKEEHSSAMTGLQEAHTNSLSKMGDIVTELKSAREALQGAEGRQKELEAEMDSVMQQLKEEMDRMVQQKEEEANRVKEGLEEHQERQLAEAKAREENSRKLLAVQSRLAQKDEEIKAMGTSHAALINQLQQELELQTKETEDALGQLEEHRSLLQNEKDKAQTLQEEVNQEKGEIMEQLQHEREEKVKVQTALQEERSALESEVEDLQQVRSEVLALQIELKRVDEERKSLLSQVELIDQSRLALENQLNMAEQDRNQPCLDEVEQGGLIFQAQLDLMEEKTQTLHRELEGLRRDGRALQEQVEVLTQEKVTLRWEMEEQRQELQRQINEAQEKSSQISETEHWRKQYEELFAKVRPFQEQLNAFAAERNALLNENGVNQEELNKLSDAYARLLGHQNQKQKIKHVMKLKEENVTLKQELFKLRSQVSRQKSDLEQLQSKLPGRPHRSFDPSKAFHHDKENRRSETLKEGNHYA; encoded by the exons ATAAGGTCGCTGGTTCAGCAGCGAGGGGAGCAGGACCGCCGCTTGTTGGCTCTGGAAGAGGATCTGAAGAAGGTGGAGGCCAAGTTGCTGGCTGCAGTCAGGGAGAAGACAGGTTTTTCTGCTAATGTCACCACCCTCGACAGACAGCTCGTAGAGCTCATGAAAGTCAACAAATTCCTAAAAAACAAG gtttctgctgaCACTACGAAAAAGAGAATACATTCTCTCACAATGGACTTGATGGAGGCCAGGAACACtttggattttaaaaacaag gagTTAAATGTCCTGCAGATTAACACTGAAGGCCAAGCAAAATTGCTAGATTCTGACCTGCAAGCTGCCAGGGCTACTGTCACTGCTCTGAAGGACAGGAGTAAAGACTTGG AGGACCTTCATCATGTCACCAAAACTCTGAACAAAGAGCTGGAGAATGAGAATGCCAGATTGCATG CTGTTATACAGGAGCTGAGGGAGGAGATCAAAGTTCTGCAGCAATACCTGGATGCAGCCAATGATCAGATCCAG gaTCTCCGTTTGAATCTTCGAGAGAAGACCCAGGAGAACACTGTTGCTGGTTCTCAGGTGGAGAAAGTGAA GCAACTAGAGACTGACCTGGACCAGCGCACCACTGAGCTAGAAACCATCCAAGATGTGTTGAggcaaaaagaggaggaggcacagAAATTCCAGCAAGTGCTGCAGGTGTCGAAGGATGATTTAGTGGAGGTGGAGACGAGGTTGGAGAACCAAGAGCTGGAGCTTAAATCTTCACAAAGGTCAGTGAGTGACATGGAGGCGCAAATAGAGCTGGCCAACCAAAAGGTGCAGGATTCTCAAGCAACAGTTCGacagcaggaggcagagctcACTAGACTGAGAGAGGTGCTCAGAAGGACAGAGAAGGAGCTGGATGAGAGAGTGGCACATCTTGAGCAAAGGTGTCTGTTCTCTGAGGAAGAGAGAA gCAAGACTCAGGAGGAAGGAATGAGGAGAGTGGAGGAATTGAAAACAGAGCTCCTCTTGATAAAGGAAGCtaaaaaagatgagaaaaataCCCAGATTCAGCTCCAGCAAGAACATGCTGCTCTTACTGAAGAgctgacaaaagaaaag gTACTTGTGGACTCCTTGTCTGTGCtggtggagcaggagagggaggaggcagaggagcgGCTGAGACAGCTAaaggaggagttggaggaggtGCTGGGGGAGCTCGCTGTCTTGGAGGACCTGGACcagaggaggcaggaggtggCGGAGAGGAGTCAGGAGTCCCtccagaggctgcaggaggactACAACGAGCTGGAGCGCCAGCTGAGTGACACCAGGGCACTGTTGGAGAG TAAGAGCAATGACGTGGCCGCTTTGAAAGAGGAGCACTCATCAGCCATGACGGGGCTCCAAGAGGCGCACACAAACTCACTGAGCAAGATGGGAGACATTGTCACAGAGCTGAAAAG tGCCAGAGAGGCACTGCAGGGAGCGGAGGGGAGACAGAAAGAACTGGAAGCGGAGATGGACAGTGTGATGCAACAgttgaaggaggagatggacagaATGGTTcaacagaaagaggaggaggccaaCAGAGTGAAGGAGGGCTTAGAGGAGCACCAGGAGAGGCAGTTAGCTGAGGCAAAAGCCAGGGAGGAGAATTCAAG AAAGTTGCTGGCGGTGCAGAGTCGCCTTGCACAAAAAGATGAGGAGATAAAGGCCATGGGAACGAGCCACGCTGCCCTGATCAATCAGCTCCAGCAGGAGCTAGAGCTGCAgacaaaagagacagaagacgcACTGGGGCAACTAGAGGAACACAGAAGCTTGCTCCAAAATGAGAAGGATAAAGCCCAGACACTGCAAGAGGAGGTCAACCaggaaaaaggggaaataatGGAACAGCTCCAacatgaaagagaagagaaagttAAAGTTCAGACAGCCCttcaggaggaaaggagtgcATTGGAGAGTGAAGTAGAAGACCTCCAGCAGGTCAGGTCAGAGGTGCTCGCACTACAGATCGAGCTCAAGAGAGTAGACGAGGAAAGGAAGAGTCTTCTGTCTCAAGTAGAACTCATAGACCAGTCCAGGCTTGCTCTTGAAAATCAACTAAACATGGCAGAGCAGGACAGAAATCAGCCTTGCCTGGATGAGGTTGAACAAGGGGGTTTGATCTTCCAGGCCCAATTAGACCTCATGGAGGAGAAGACTCAGACTCTGCACCGCGAGTTGGAAGGACTAAGACGAGATGGACGGGCTCTGCAGGAGCAGGTAGAAGTACTAACTCAGGAAAAGGTTACGCTGCGGtgggagatggaggagcagcGGCAGGAACTTCAAAGGCAAATCAATGAAGCACAGGAGAAAAG CTCCCAAATTTCCGAGACTGAGCACTGGAGGAAACAATATGAGGAGCTGTTTGCGAAAGTCCGGCCCTTCCAG GAACAGCTGAATGCATTTGCAGCCGAGCGAAACGCACTACTCAATGAAAATGGAGTAAACCAGGAGGAGTTGAACAAGTTGTCTGACGCCTACGCTCGTCTGCTGGGCCACCAGAACCAGAAGCAGAAGATCAAACATGTGATGAAGCTGAAAGAAGAGAATGTCACCCTAAAACAG GAGCTGTTTAAGCTTCGGTCCCAGGTGAGCCGGCAGAAGAGTGATCTGGAGCAGCTGCAGTCGAAGCTCCCTGGTCGTCCTCATCGGAGCTTTGATCCCAGCAAAGCTTTCCATCACGACAAGGAGAACAGGCGAAGTGAAACCCTGAAAGAAG gAAATCATTATGCATAA